The following are from one region of the Polaribacter marinaquae genome:
- a CDS encoding bifunctional metallophosphatase/5'-nucleotidase produces the protein MKFYIKLLLLLLLISFTDCKKDDSKIDFTFLQLNDVYEIAPIQGGEYGGMARVETIHQELLQENKNTMLFMAGDFLNPSLLGTIKVDGKRVKGKQMVEVMNAMNFDLVAFGNHEFDLSKDELQQRLNESTFPWISANVKLKTKEAAVLYYKEKDGEKENVNETFIKEFTDKDGTKIKIGFISVCIPSNPKEYVEYGNMFIKARASYAALKDKVDIVFGLTHVKLANDKKIAKLIPDLPLIMGGHEHTNSNNFVGNVQISKADANAKTVYIHRISYDKKTKKTTIQSELKEINSSIKENKKVKEIVANWQSILDEKIKLVIKKPNEIIYNTKIPLDGRDTPIRSRQTNLGELITSAMSFAYNDKIDAAIVNGGSIRIDDVLVGDISPIDIFRVLPYGGPVLKVKIKGSLLKRVLDYGELAAGTGAYLHRHNIKLIETSWFINKKPIELNKIYTVAFSDYLLKGFDIPFLSEKNIDVLEIYHPKENEIAIDVRKALVAYLKQ, from the coding sequence ATGAAATTTTATATAAAACTGCTTCTTTTATTGTTATTAATTTCTTTTACTGATTGCAAAAAAGACGATTCTAAAATAGATTTTACATTTTTACAATTGAATGATGTTTATGAAATTGCGCCAATTCAGGGCGGTGAATATGGCGGAATGGCAAGAGTAGAAACTATTCATCAAGAGCTTTTACAAGAAAATAAAAACACCATGCTTTTTATGGCAGGTGACTTTTTGAATCCGTCTTTATTAGGAACAATAAAAGTAGACGGTAAAAGAGTAAAAGGAAAGCAAATGGTAGAAGTAATGAATGCCATGAATTTCGACTTGGTAGCCTTCGGTAATCATGAATTCGATCTTTCTAAAGATGAATTGCAGCAAAGATTAAATGAAAGTACTTTTCCTTGGATTTCTGCAAACGTAAAACTGAAAACTAAAGAAGCTGCAGTTTTATATTACAAAGAAAAGGATGGTGAAAAAGAAAATGTTAACGAAACTTTTATAAAAGAGTTTACAGACAAAGATGGCACAAAAATTAAAATTGGTTTTATAAGTGTTTGTATTCCTTCTAATCCTAAAGAATATGTAGAGTATGGTAACATGTTTATAAAGGCAAGAGCTTCTTATGCAGCTTTAAAAGACAAAGTTGATATAGTTTTTGGTTTAACACATGTAAAACTGGCAAACGATAAAAAAATTGCAAAATTAATTCCAGACTTGCCTTTAATAATGGGTGGTCACGAACATACTAATAGCAACAACTTTGTAGGAAATGTTCAAATATCTAAAGCAGATGCAAATGCTAAAACTGTTTACATCCATAGAATTTCTTATGACAAAAAAACAAAGAAAACCACAATTCAATCAGAATTAAAAGAAATAAATAGTTCTATTAAAGAAAATAAAAAGGTTAAAGAAATTGTTGCGAACTGGCAATCTATTTTAGATGAAAAAATTAAGCTGGTTATTAAAAAACCTAATGAAATTATTTACAATACAAAAATTCCTTTAGATGGTAGAGATACACCAATAAGAAGTAGACAAACTAATTTAGGAGAATTGATTACTAGTGCAATGTCTTTTGCATATAATGACAAAATTGATGCAGCAATTGTAAACGGTGGTTCTATTCGAATTGATGATGTTTTAGTTGGAGATATTTCTCCGATAGATATTTTTAGAGTTTTACCTTATGGCGGACCAGTTTTAAAAGTTAAAATTAAAGGAAGCTTACTAAAAAGAGTTTTAGATTATGGTGAACTTGCCGCGGGAACAGGAGCTTATTTGCACAGACATAATATTAAATTAATAGAAACTAGTTGGTTTATAAACAAAAAACCAATCGAGTTAAATAAAATCTATACAGTTGCCTTTTCTGATTACTTATTAAAAGGTTTCGACATTCCTTTTTTATCAGAAAAGAATATAGATGTTCTTGAAATTTATCATCCTAAAGAAAATGAAATAGCTATAGATGTTAGAAAAGCGTTGGTTGCTTATTTAAAACAATAA
- a CDS encoding DUF4856 domain-containing protein yields MKKVFLTIAVAASIISCNNNDSDNGIETVAPATYNFERNGESTVSYSGQTTRIRMADEFASALLSTSETIASLKDKFAHAEGDNDFTETELNTSSKNIRSKTAASTDFYASNTTDALAIKAEFDSWIEAQVNEVFPNWNTDASAGVAGQIQEAGGGSIRYVNAKGLEYNQLITKSLIGGLMTDQILNNYLSVAVLDEATNVEDNDANVLLSGKNYTNMEHKWDEAFGYLYGNETNASSPELNQDGYLNKYLSRVEGDTDFTGIAQAIYNAFKLGRAAIVSGDYETRNEQAEILKEKISEVIAIRAVYYLQQGKTKLETDKASAFHDLSEGLGFVYSLQFTRKPNSSVSYFTKEEVDNFMSTLLSGNGFWDVSITTLDEISATIAAKFNFTVAQAGS; encoded by the coding sequence ATGAAAAAAGTTTTTTTGACTATAGCCGTTGCTGCATCAATAATATCTTGTAATAATAATGATAGTGATAACGGAATTGAAACAGTTGCTCCAGCGACTTATAACTTTGAAAGAAACGGAGAAAGTACTGTAAGTTATAGCGGGCAAACTACTAGAATTAGAATGGCAGATGAGTTTGCATCGGCTCTTTTGTCTACTTCAGAAACTATTGCAAGTCTTAAAGATAAATTTGCGCATGCAGAAGGTGATAATGATTTTACAGAGACAGAATTAAATACATCTTCAAAAAATATTAGAAGTAAAACTGCTGCATCAACAGATTTTTATGCTAGTAATACTACAGATGCATTAGCAATTAAAGCTGAATTTGATAGTTGGATAGAAGCACAAGTAAATGAAGTTTTTCCTAATTGGAATACAGATGCTTCTGCTGGTGTAGCTGGTCAAATTCAAGAAGCAGGTGGTGGATCTATTCGATATGTAAATGCGAAAGGATTAGAATATAACCAGTTAATTACAAAAAGTTTAATTGGTGGTTTAATGACAGATCAAATACTAAATAATTATTTAAGTGTTGCTGTTTTAGATGAAGCTACAAATGTAGAAGATAATGATGCTAATGTTTTATTAAGCGGCAAAAATTATACAAACATGGAGCATAAATGGGATGAGGCTTTTGGTTATTTATACGGTAACGAAACTAATGCTAGTTCACCTGAATTAAATCAAGACGGATACTTAAATAAATATTTAAGTAGAGTAGAAGGTGATACAGATTTTACGGGTATTGCTCAAGCTATTTACAATGCGTTTAAACTAGGTAGAGCTGCAATAGTATCGGGTGATTATGAAACTAGAAATGAACAAGCAGAGATCTTAAAAGAAAAAATATCTGAAGTTATTGCCATAAGAGCAGTCTATTATTTACAACAAGGTAAAACTAAATTAGAAACTGATAAAGCTAGTGCTTTTCATGATTTATCAGAAGGTTTAGGGTTTGTTTATAGTTTACAATTTACAAGAAAACCAAATAGTAGTGTATCTTACTTTACAAAAGAAGAAGTAGATAACTTTATGTCAACTTTATTATCAGGTAATGGTTTTTGGGATGTTTCAATTACAACTTTAGATGAAATTTCTGCAACAATTGCTGCAAAATTTAACTTTACAGTTGCACAGGCAGGTTCTTAA
- a CDS encoding imelysin family protein, translating to MIKKFSLLIIVILTMSACSSSEGGEQVITDSFDRGAMLVNIADNMIIPAYEDFNDKMNSLKSAGDSFVANPNQTNLDSFRSAWLTAYKSWQYVEMFNIGKAEELQYSFYMNIYPLTVSDVEENIANGSYDLNSVNNHDAQGFPALDYLLYGVDDTDAKILEKYTTAANNDNYKKYITDVLNQMSTLTNTIVSDFKTQRDTFVVSTQNTATSVVNKLINDYIFYYEKGLRANKFGIPAGVFSNTTLPNKVEGFYKNDVSKELSLEALTAVKNLFEGTSYNGNSNGLSFKNYLIQLEREDIASAITTQLAAATSEINKLDNSFTVQVNSDNTAMTKSYDELQKVVVYFKVDMLQAFNINVDYVDADGD from the coding sequence ATGATTAAAAAATTTTCTTTACTTATTATAGTAATACTTACAATGAGTGCTTGTTCTTCATCAGAAGGTGGTGAACAAGTAATTACAGATAGTTTTGATAGAGGAGCGATGTTGGTAAATATTGCTGATAATATGATTATTCCTGCTTATGAAGATTTTAACGATAAAATGAATTCTCTTAAGTCTGCAGGTGATAGTTTTGTTGCAAACCCTAATCAAACAAATTTAGATAGTTTTAGATCTGCTTGGTTAACAGCTTATAAATCTTGGCAGTATGTAGAAATGTTTAATATTGGCAAAGCAGAAGAATTGCAGTATTCTTTTTACATGAATATTTACCCTTTAACAGTTAGTGATGTAGAAGAAAATATAGCGAATGGTAGTTACGATCTAAATAGTGTAAATAATCATGATGCTCAAGGTTTTCCGGCTTTAGATTATTTATTATATGGTGTAGATGATACTGATGCTAAAATATTAGAAAAATATACTACAGCTGCTAATAACGATAATTACAAGAAGTATATTACAGATGTTTTAAATCAAATGTCAACTCTAACAAACACAATTGTTTCAGATTTTAAAACGCAGAGAGATACATTTGTTGTAAGTACGCAAAATACTGCAACTAGTGTAGTTAATAAGTTAATAAATGATTATATTTTTTATTACGAAAAAGGTTTAAGAGCTAATAAATTCGGAATTCCTGCAGGTGTTTTTTCTAACACAACTTTGCCAAACAAAGTAGAAGGTTTTTATAAAAATGATGTTTCTAAAGAACTTTCTTTGGAGGCTTTAACGGCTGTTAAAAATTTATTTGAAGGTACATCTTACAATGGTAATTCAAATGGCTTAAGTTTTAAAAATTACTTAATTCAACTAGAAAGAGAAGATATTGCAAGCGCTATAACAACTCAATTGGCGGCAGCTACATCAGAAATTAATAAATTGGATAATAGCTTTACTGTTCAAGTAAATTCTGATAATACTGCAATGACAAAATCTTACGATGAGTTACAAAAAGTAGTCGTTTATTTTAAAGTTGATATGCTACAGGCTTTCAATATAAATGTAGATTATGTTGATGCAGATGGTGATTAA
- a CDS encoding HTTM domain-containing protein: MSKNKITYKFTQQTSAAPLAVFRLFFGVMMFASIIRFWANGWIEKLYLQPKFHFSYFGLDFIKPIGNYTYILFIICAISALMVAVGYKYRFAIVTFFLSFLYIELMDKTTYLNHYYFITILSFLLIFLPANAYFSLDSFQKKKQYLKVSTWTIDSIKILLSIVYFYAGLAKINSDWLFRAMPLKIWLPSKYDLPFIGGNLMQQNWFHFAMSWSGLIYDLAIPFLLLYKRTRYIAFLFVIIFHVFTRVLFPIGMFPFIMIVSALIFFDAPFHQKIINFINNYLPKKNIQSFDKYSFSKVKLAFTKPVLIVFFVLQILIPWRYLLYPGELFWTEEGYRYSWRVMLMEKAGNTTFRIKDLNTGNYFRVENSDFLTSFQEKQMSYQPDFILEYAHFLGNHFTEQGYKNIGVFANSYVALNGRLSTKFVDESVNLYRKDLATFKPIDWILPFQSNIKIKGI, translated from the coding sequence ATGTCAAAAAATAAAATTACATATAAATTTACCCAACAAACAAGTGCAGCTCCTTTAGCTGTATTTCGTTTGTTTTTTGGTGTAATGATGTTTGCGAGTATTATTAGATTCTGGGCAAACGGTTGGATTGAAAAACTTTATTTACAACCTAAATTTCATTTTTCTTACTTCGGATTAGACTTTATAAAACCGATTGGTAATTACACATATATATTATTTATTATTTGTGCAATTTCTGCATTAATGGTTGCTGTAGGTTACAAGTATAGATTCGCTATTGTAACCTTTTTCTTATCATTTTTGTACATAGAATTAATGGACAAAACTACTTATTTAAATCATTATTATTTTATAACAATACTTAGTTTTTTATTAATTTTCTTACCAGCAAACGCCTATTTCTCTTTAGACAGTTTTCAAAAGAAAAAACAGTATTTAAAGGTGTCTACCTGGACAATAGATAGCATAAAAATTCTTTTATCAATAGTATATTTTTATGCAGGTTTGGCAAAAATAAATTCAGATTGGTTGTTTAGAGCAATGCCTTTAAAAATATGGTTGCCTTCTAAATACGATTTACCATTTATAGGAGGTAATTTGATGCAACAAAATTGGTTTCATTTTGCAATGAGTTGGTCTGGATTAATCTATGATTTGGCAATTCCTTTTTTACTGTTATACAAAAGAACAAGATATATTGCATTTCTATTTGTAATCATTTTTCATGTTTTTACAAGAGTTCTTTTTCCTATTGGTATGTTTCCTTTTATAATGATTGTGTCTGCTTTAATATTTTTTGATGCACCTTTTCATCAAAAAATCATCAATTTTATAAATAATTATTTGCCAAAAAAAAATATTCAATCCTTTGATAAATATAGCTTTAGTAAAGTAAAATTAGCATTTACAAAGCCAGTTTTAATTGTGTTTTTTGTTTTGCAAATTTTAATTCCGTGGAGATACTTATTGTACCCAGGAGAATTATTTTGGACCGAAGAAGGCTACAGATATTCGTGGCGAGTTATGTTAATGGAAAAAGCTGGTAATACTACATTTAGAATAAAAGATTTAAACACAGGAAATTACTTTCGTGTAGAAAACTCAGATTTTTTAACTTCATTTCAAGAAAAACAAATGAGTTATCAACCAGATTTTATTTTAGAATATGCTCATTTTCTTGGAAATCATTTTACAGAGCAAGGTTATAAAAATATTGGAGTTTTTGCAAATAGTTATGTTGCATTAAATGGCAGATTAAGCACTAAGTTTGTAGATGAATCCGTAAATTTGTACCGCAAAGATTTAGCAACATTTAAACCTATCGATTGGATACTTCCTTTTCAATCAAATATAAAAATTAAAGGTATTTAA
- a CDS encoding TonB-dependent receptor family protein, whose product MNNKILIISLLFFQTIIFGQNKVNGSVNTATNKPLKNVQVYNEMGGLLAETNALGEFKFITEKTKLPLIFYAEGYKIKNVFVELNKFQNLKIVLNIFSEDLSEIQIKARKERVFELKRLKDVEGTSIFAGKKTEVILVNQSTANVATNNARQIFNQIAGLNIYQNDDAGLQLNIGGRGLDPNRTANFNTRQNGYDISADVLGYPESYYTPAAESLAEIQVIRGAASLQYGTQFGGLVNFVTKKPTINQEIIFRNTIGSNGLFTNFTSLSDTQGKWSYYTFINYKKGDGFRPNSNFESKNAFLHLGYQFNLKSKLSLEITVLDYLAQQAGGLTDAMFNEDPYQSNRARNWFQVQWLLYNLKWEHLFSDNTNFSFNFFGLDASRDAIGFRTNRVNQVDPGSERDLIKGTFKNFGFETRLLSKYSLFDKKATFLIGSKFYKANNTNMQGPGSNNSDADFEYYNNEYPNYPRQSDSKFPNLNVSLFGENIVYLNDKWSVTPGVRFEYINTKRDEIIKDIVTDAAGNVINDNLREEKETNERTFLLLGVGTSYKKSKALEFYGNISQNYRSVTFSDISTANPAFEISPDITDEKGFTIDAGFRGNFKNYFSYDANIFGLFYNDRINIYTRDDGKAERDNIGDARILGIESLVDFNLKKLFQMNSNFVFNYFINSSFITSEYTKSEKNGVVGNEVEFIPNVNIKTGFKFGYNNFIASLQYSYLSRQFSDATNASGGSINGVTGEIPAYSILDFSTSYKYKFAKLEAGVNNLLDNAYFTRRATGYPGPGIITSAPRNYYVGLELKF is encoded by the coding sequence ATGAACAATAAAATACTTATTATAAGTTTACTGTTTTTTCAAACAATCATATTTGGTCAGAATAAAGTAAATGGTTCTGTAAATACAGCAACAAATAAACCTCTTAAAAATGTGCAAGTCTATAACGAAATGGGCGGTTTGTTAGCAGAAACAAATGCTTTAGGTGAGTTTAAATTTATTACAGAAAAAACAAAACTGCCATTAATTTTTTATGCAGAAGGATATAAAATTAAAAATGTTTTTGTAGAATTAAATAAATTTCAAAATTTAAAAATCGTTTTAAATATTTTTTCAGAAGATTTATCAGAAATTCAAATTAAAGCAAGAAAAGAAAGAGTTTTCGAATTAAAACGATTAAAAGATGTAGAAGGAACTTCTATTTTTGCCGGTAAAAAGACAGAAGTTATTCTTGTAAACCAATCTACTGCAAATGTGGCAACAAATAATGCTCGTCAAATTTTTAATCAAATTGCAGGTTTAAATATTTATCAAAATGACGACGCAGGTTTGCAATTAAATATTGGCGGTAGAGGATTAGATCCTAACAGAACTGCAAATTTTAATACTAGACAAAACGGCTATGATATTAGTGCAGATGTTTTAGGCTACCCAGAAAGCTATTATACACCTGCAGCAGAGAGTTTAGCAGAAATACAAGTTATTAGGGGTGCTGCTTCTTTACAATACGGAACCCAATTTGGTGGTTTGGTTAATTTTGTCACTAAAAAGCCAACTATAAACCAAGAAATTATTTTTAGAAATACTATAGGTAGTAATGGTTTGTTTACAAATTTTACAAGTTTAAGTGATACGCAAGGTAAATGGAGTTATTACACATTTATAAATTACAAAAAAGGAGACGGATTTAGACCAAATTCTAATTTCGAATCTAAAAATGCGTTTTTACATTTAGGATATCAATTTAATTTAAAAAGTAAACTTTCTTTAGAAATAACTGTTTTAGATTATTTGGCGCAACAAGCAGGTGGTTTAACAGATGCTATGTTTAACGAAGATCCTTATCAAAGTAATAGAGCCCGTAATTGGTTTCAGGTACAATGGTTACTTTATAATTTAAAATGGGAACATTTATTTTCTGACAACACTAATTTTTCTTTTAATTTCTTCGGATTAGATGCCTCTCGAGACGCCATTGGTTTTAGAACAAATCGAGTAAACCAAGTAGATCCTGGTTCTGAAAGAGATTTAATTAAGGGAACTTTTAAGAACTTTGGTTTTGAAACTAGATTATTAAGTAAATACTCTTTGTTTGATAAAAAGGCAACTTTTTTAATTGGCTCAAAATTTTACAAAGCCAATAATACGAATATGCAAGGTCCTGGTTCTAATAATTCGGATGCAGATTTTGAATATTATAATAACGAATATCCAAATTATCCGCGTCAATCTGATAGTAAATTTCCGAATTTAAACGTTTCATTATTCGGAGAAAATATTGTGTATTTAAATGATAAATGGTCTGTTACACCAGGTGTTAGATTCGAATACATCAATACAAAAAGAGACGAAATCATAAAAGACATTGTAACCGATGCCGCTGGTAATGTAATTAACGACAATCTTAGAGAAGAAAAAGAAACAAATGAAAGGACTTTTCTTTTGTTAGGTGTTGGTACGAGTTATAAAAAATCGAAAGCATTAGAATTTTATGGAAATATTTCTCAAAACTATAGATCTGTAACTTTTTCTGATATTAGTACAGCAAATCCTGCTTTTGAAATATCTCCAGATATTACAGATGAAAAAGGTTTTACTATTGATGCAGGTTTTAGAGGTAATTTTAAAAATTATTTTTCTTACGATGCCAATATTTTCGGACTTTTTTACAATGATAGAATAAATATTTATACAAGAGATGATGGTAAAGCTGAACGAGATAATATTGGTGATGCTAGAATTTTAGGAATCGAAAGTTTGGTAGATTTTAATTTAAAAAAGTTGTTTCAAATGAATTCTAACTTTGTTTTTAATTACTTTATAAATTCATCATTTATTACATCAGAATATACAAAATCAGAAAAAAATGGTGTAGTTGGTAATGAAGTCGAATTTATACCAAATGTTAATATTAAAACAGGATTTAAATTTGGATATAATAATTTTATAGCAAGTTTGCAATATTCATATTTATCTAGACAATTTTCTGATGCAACAAATGCGTCTGGCGGAAGTATAAATGGTGTAACCGGAGAAATACCAGCATATAGTATTTTAGATTTTTCTACTTCTTATAAATACAAGTTTGCAAAATTAGAAGCTGGGGTAAATAATTTATTAGATAATGCCTACTTTACAAGAAGAGCAACAGGTTATCCTGGGCCTGGTATTATAACATCAGCGCCAAGAAATTATTACGTAGGTTTAGAATTAAAATTCTAA
- the guaB gene encoding IMP dehydrogenase, whose protein sequence is MTAHNNKILGEGLTYDDVLLVPAFSEVLPREVSIQTKFTKNITINVPIASAAMDTVTESALAIAIAREGGIGVLHKNMTIEQQAQEVRRVKRAESGMILDPVTLPLTATVLDAKAHMKEHSIGGIPIVDDNGILKGIVTNRDLRFEHNATRPIIEVMTRENLVTADVGTSLNDAEKILQNYKIEKLLIVDENYKLKGLITFRDITKVTQKPIANKDSYGRLRVAAALGVTGDAVDRAEALVNAGVDAVIIDTAHGHTKGVVTVLKQVKDKFPELDVVVGNIATGAAAKYLVEAGADAVKVGIGPGSICTTRVVAGVGFPQFSAVLEVAAAIKGSGVPVIADGGIRYTGDIPKAIAAGADCVMLGSLLAGTKESPGETIIYEGRKFKSYRGMGSVEAMKQGSKDRYFQDVEADIKKLVPEGIVGRVPYKGDLDESIHQFVGGLRAGMGYCGAKDIETLKETGQFVRITASGINESHPHDVAITKESPNYSRR, encoded by the coding sequence ATGACAGCACACAACAACAAAATTTTAGGAGAAGGTTTAACGTATGATGACGTTTTATTAGTTCCAGCTTTTTCAGAAGTCCTTCCAAGAGAAGTAAGTATTCAAACAAAATTCACTAAAAATATTACTATAAATGTACCAATAGCTTCTGCAGCTATGGATACTGTAACAGAATCTGCCTTAGCAATTGCTATTGCCAGAGAAGGTGGTATTGGTGTTTTACATAAAAACATGACTATCGAGCAGCAAGCGCAAGAAGTTAGAAGAGTAAAAAGAGCAGAATCTGGTATGATTTTAGATCCTGTAACTTTACCTTTAACAGCTACTGTTTTAGATGCAAAAGCTCATATGAAAGAGCATAGCATTGGTGGTATTCCTATTGTAGATGATAACGGAATTTTAAAAGGTATTGTTACCAACAGAGATTTACGTTTCGAGCACAATGCAACAAGACCAATTATTGAAGTAATGACAAGAGAAAACTTGGTTACTGCAGATGTTGGTACTTCTTTAAACGATGCAGAAAAAATATTACAAAATTATAAAATTGAAAAACTTTTAATTGTTGATGAAAATTACAAATTAAAAGGATTAATTACTTTTAGGGATATTACTAAGGTTACGCAAAAACCAATTGCAAATAAAGACTCTTATGGTAGATTAAGAGTTGCTGCAGCTTTAGGTGTTACAGGTGATGCTGTAGATAGAGCAGAAGCATTAGTTAATGCTGGCGTAGATGCAGTTATTATTGATACTGCCCATGGACATACAAAAGGTGTTGTAACTGTTTTAAAACAGGTTAAAGATAAGTTTCCAGAATTAGATGTAGTTGTAGGTAATATTGCAACGGGTGCGGCTGCTAAATACTTAGTTGAAGCAGGTGCAGATGCTGTAAAAGTTGGTATTGGTCCAGGTTCTATTTGTACAACGAGAGTTGTTGCTGGTGTTGGTTTCCCTCAGTTTTCTGCAGTTTTAGAAGTTGCCGCAGCTATAAAAGGAAGCGGTGTACCAGTGATTGCAGATGGAGGAATTCGTTATACAGGAGACATTCCTAAGGCGATTGCTGCCGGAGCAGATTGTGTAATGTTAGGATCTTTATTAGCAGGTACAAAAGAATCTCCAGGAGAAACTATTATTTATGAAGGTAGAAAGTTTAAATCTTATAGAGGTATGGGATCTGTAGAAGCGATGAAACAAGGTTCTAAAGATAGATATTTTCAAGATGTAGAAGCAGATATTAAAAAGCTTGTGCCAGAAGGAATTGTAGGTAGAGTTCCTTATAAAGGAGATTTAGATGAAAGTATTCATCAATTTGTTGGTGGTTTAAGAGCTGGTATGGGTTATTGTGGTGCAAAAGATATCGAAACTCTTAAAGAAACTGGTCAGTTTGTAAGAATTACGGCAAGCGGAATTAACGAAAGTCATCCTCATGATGTTGCAATTACAAAAGAATCTCCTAACTATAGTAGAAGATAA
- a CDS encoding lactoylglutathione lyase family protein, with product MKETKNYPKSFSHIGITVPDINKAVEFYSEVMGWYVIMQPSEIKKETETAIGQMCIDVFGNDWTSFEIAHLATSDGIGVELFSFPDGIKEAPEFNPFNTGLFHFCVQDPNIEELIEKIISYGGKQRMPIREYYPKDKPFKMCYVEDPFGIVFEIYTHSYELTYSSGAYAE from the coding sequence ATGAAAGAAACAAAAAATTATCCGAAGTCATTTTCTCATATTGGTATTACTGTACCAGATATAAATAAAGCTGTAGAATTTTATTCTGAAGTTATGGGTTGGTACGTTATAATGCAGCCATCAGAAATAAAAAAAGAAACAGAAACAGCTATTGGGCAAATGTGTATCGATGTTTTTGGTAACGATTGGACCTCTTTTGAGATTGCACATTTAGCAACCTCAGACGGAATTGGAGTTGAATTATTTTCTTTTCCTGACGGTATTAAAGAAGCACCAGAATTTAATCCATTTAATACAGGATTATTTCATTTTTGTGTTCAAGATCCTAATATCGAAGAATTGATAGAAAAAATTATTTCTTACGGAGGAAAACAACGAATGCCAATTAGAGAATACTATCCAAAAGACAAACCTTTTAAAATGTGTTATGTAGAAGATCCTTTCGGAATTGTGTTTGAAATTTACACACATAGTTACGAATTAACTTATTCTTCTGGAGCATATGCAGAGTAA
- a CDS encoding winged helix-turn-helix transcriptional regulator, which yields MIENKLKCPLNYTMSLIGTKWKPLVLFHLLDGGLRSGVLQKHIEGISNKMFTQTVRELEKDELITRKIYPVVPPKVEYALTEKGKTLEYILRSLDRWGTENYK from the coding sequence ATGATTGAAAATAAATTGAAATGCCCGCTAAATTATACAATGAGTTTAATAGGTACTAAATGGAAACCTTTGGTGTTATTCCATTTATTAGATGGAGGATTAAGGTCTGGTGTTTTGCAAAAGCATATAGAAGGTATTTCTAATAAAATGTTTACGCAAACAGTAAGAGAATTAGAAAAAGACGAATTGATTACTCGAAAAATATATCCCGTTGTTCCTCCAAAGGTTGAATATGCTTTAACCGAAAAAGGAAAAACTTTAGAATATATTTTAAGAAGCTTAGACCGTTGGGGAACAGAAAATTATAAATAA